In Nicotiana tabacum cultivar K326 chromosome 10, ASM71507v2, whole genome shotgun sequence, the DNA window aaaaatagttcgGCGGTGATGGAATTTGGAAGGCACAAATTTGAAATGGCAaaggaaaggagaaaaataaaagattatTGAATTTGGAAGGCAAGGATTGAAAATGGCGgaggaaaggagaaaaagaaatgattgggtattttggaaattatacaTAAGTATCAGGGATAGTAGTGTAAATTACTTGGTCAAAGAGGGGTGACTTTTAAGctagaaaaaaaagaagttggaattaCCCAACTTATCACTTTTGGCTTAATTTGGACCTTTTGACTTAAAAGCATTTGACCTTTAAGCTGATTTTAAGTTTGCCAAACACCTCAATAAGCTAAAAAATGACTTAAAAACTGGTTTGACCAGTTTTTAAGCCCATCCAAACAGGCTCTATATTTGGGTAAATTTCGACCCATTTAACCGATCCGACCCTCTTTTTTATGTGGGTCAACTCTCCGTACAGTTCGACTGCCGTGAACAGTAACACAGTCGTGCTTTAATGCACACTGCTCCGCCGTTCGTCGGTGAAATGCCACCGGACCACCACCAAAAGATGCGCCCTCTCAGTAAACCATTACCCAAAAAAATTCCCCAGCTGCTACAGATTTGCAAAATGGTGTTGGGATTTCTGTAGCACAAAATCGCCTGGTCACTCGTTTCTGGGTCAAATTGAGCCATTCCAAGCACTGGGGATTCTTCTCCAGGTCcatgagcccgtttggattggcttaaaaaagtGGATTTTAAGTATAGGGGCTTAAAAACACTTTTTCAGTGCTGGAgcttgttttataaataagcaattaaatgtttggataaaaatgttgaaacttaaaaaaagtTATTGAAGTGTTTGGTAAATAAGTGCTGGTAAGCACTTATTTCTACAAAATGACTGAAATATCCTTAAAGTTGTTAACACTATAAAGAAAATGattaatattttattctaaattaatacatatacaaaaaaattataatttagttcattttcaatttaaactgattgcctaaatataaattatttatttaaataacatgCAATAATCTATTATTTcaccaaaatatattttttcgtcTCATAGCTTCAAATTCTTTGTTAACATGTAGACTCATTGAAAATTTTGATTTAGAATATAGTTTCaccaatttaaaaaaataagggATTCAACagcaatcttttaaaaaaaatatattatggaaccaaaaaagaaactaaaacaaaaaaaatagttcgGCGGTGATGGAATTTGGAAGGCACAAATTTGAAATGGCAaaggaaaggagaaaaataaaagattatTGAATTTGGAAGGCAAGGATTGAAAATGGCGgaggaaaggagaaaaagaaatgattgggtattttggaaattatacaTAAGTATCAGGGATAGTAGTGTAAATTACTTGGTCAAAGAGGGGTGACTTTTAAGctagaaaaaaaagaagttggaattaCCCAACTATCACTTTTGGCTTAATTTGGACCTTTTGACTTAAAAGCATTTGACCTTTAAGCTGGTTTTAAGTTTGCCAAACACCTCAACAAGCTAAAAAATGACTTAAAAGCTGGTCAAACCAGCTTTTAAGCCCATCCAAACAGGCTCATAATTTCATCCCCATTGAGCTACGTGGACAAATGAAAGAATGCCACATCATTTAATGAGAGGCCCACATGAAGTGCCATTAGTCGCGGTGTAATTTTGACAATATAATTAACGTCATATATATTTTCAGATGAATAGATGGACGGGATTTTTATAAACCATTTAGCATACGATAGGGGTACTTTAAGCTGTTTTCCAAATAAAGAAATTAGTACTCCCTAATTCTGTTTCAACAAGAATTAAATGTACATGTTTTCTATATTAGCTACAATTCCCTATCGCAATTTTGGAACTATTACTAAATAAATCATGAGAAGTCGACAAAAATATCTGTCAcgaaaattttaaattcgcaAATCGCTACCATGTAAAATTCCATAAGATTTCAAATATACGATTATTTCATGCATTCTGCGACATATTCTTCCCTTGCTAAtcctgaatatttttgttaattatagAAATAATCTGCTCTCATGCAACCAAGTGAAGCAATATCCGCTGAGCCTGTGCATCACTTCGCGCGCCTCCTTTCAAACTGCATCCGAACTAATGATCTCAAGCTTGGGAGACTCATACACTCTCGTCTGATCAAGACGGCATTAACCTTTAACACATTCCTCGCCAACCATATGATATACATGTACTCTAAATGCTGTTCCATAGAGTATGCGCAACAGGCCTTTAATGAACTGTCAGACAAGAACACCCAATCTTGGAACACAATGCTGTCAGCTTACTCTCAAAAGGGTCTTTTTGAGAAAACCTTCCAGATGCTAGATGTAATGCCTGATCCAAATGTTGTGAGCTATAACTCAATCATTTCAAGCTTAACTCATCACGGGTTCCCTAGAAAAGCTATGGGGTTTTTCAAAAGAATGCAAACTCAGTGTGGGAGTGGGTTTTTGATTGACGAGTTCACGGTTGTTAGCGTGGTAAATACTTGTGCAGGTTTGGGTTCATTGCACTTGTTGCGTGAATTGCATGGGTTAGCAACTGTGATTGGTGTGAGGTTTAATCTTGTGGTTTGCAATGCACTTATTGATGCTTATGGGAAATGTGGCAAACCCGGGTACTCTTATTCTATTTTCTGTCAAATGCGCGAGACTGATGTATTCTCGTGGACTTCGCTGTTGGTTGCTTATATACGTGCGTCTAGAATGCCAGATGCGTGCTCACTTTTTGATCATATGCTGATCAGAAATGTGGTGGCTTGGACTGCTCTGATCACAGGGTTTGCACAAAATGGAGAAGGAGATAAGGCTTTGTGTACTTTCAAGGAAATGCTGGAAGAAGGTATTGTACCGCGTGCATCCACTTACGTTGGTGTCCTAAGTTCTTGTGCAGGCATACCTCTTATTGAAAAAGGTAAGCAAGTTCATGGACACATTTTTAGATGTACATGTTTAATTGATTTGCATAATGTTTTTGTAGTTAATGCTTTGGTTGACATGTATTCTAAATGTGGAGACATGATATCTGCTATGAGATTGTTTGAGAGGTTAGATGGGAAGGATCGAGTTACTTGGAACTCGATAATAAATGGATTTGCTCAAAATGGGAATGGAGTGATGTCTTTGTTCAGGTTTGAGAAAATGATTGAAACAGATACAACACCAAATCATGTAACTTTTCTTGGGGTTTTATCTGCCTGTAGCCACTGTGGTTTATTACCTGAAGGATTTCAATATCTCCATTCAATGGAGAGGAAATACGGTATAGTACCCCAGTTGGATCACTATGCCATCTTGATTGATTTACTTGGACGGAAGAATATGCTTGGAGAAGCTGCGAATTTGATCAAGAGAGCTCCTTGGGGAAGAGACAATATTGGAATGTGGGGCGCACTTTTGGGTTCTTGCAGGGTACATGGGAACTTGAAACTTGCTAGAAGGGTGGCAGAAAATCTATTTGAGCTGGAACCTGATAATGCTGCCAGGTATATTATGTTATCCAACATCTATGCAGCAGCAGGAATGTGGGGTGATGCCCGCACTCTGCGAAGGTACATCTATGACAGAGGATTGGTGAAAGAAACATCTTATAGTTGGATTGAGATAAACAATATCAGACATAAGTTTATCGCTAAAGACAAGTCCCACAGTCAGttagaagaaataaaagagtTGCTGCTTAAACTCGTAGATCCAATGAAGGATGCTGGATACATATTTCAAATTGAATGCTCATACTTTCTTGTAGATGATGCATTTTGTTGACATAATTAAAATAGATAGTAACCATGTATAACAGTTTCTAATTTAACAATTAATATGAGCTCTGGTGGTTGGTTACCTGCTTTGCTGAAAATTTGGGAAAGGAAAAGTGAGGGAGAAATTTTGTTTTTCAAGATATTACTCCATCACTTACACTAAAGATAAGAAACATGATCATAAAATGTGAGGCACTGTAATTCATGCTGCTTGAAGCTTCAGAGATATTAATGTTACGAGCAGCAGATAGATCCATCATTAACGTGCCTGTACTCACCTCTTTGGTGCACAGGTAATGTTTCTGTGCCTTGATTTAATGCTTTTCATTTTGGTAAGAAAAATCTGAATGTTCTTTCACATGGACCTGTTAACTATCACAACCTATCATATTTTATGAACAACTAGCTTTATGTTGTTCATTCGAAGATCCCATTCCCACCATCCAAATGTTTCTTAAGGGAAAAATGGTATCGATGCCATTCCTACACTTCTCCTCAATCATGAGCTATTTAAAATTCTTAATGTTGTTAAGTGCCTCAACATATCTATATTATTAGAAATATATTCTTTTTGACAACTAATTTTCTCTCAGTCATTGCTATTGATGGCAGGTTACTGAATAGGCATTCCTTGAGTTAAGTGCAAAACCAGTCTGCTCAATGTTCACTGCAGCAATATTAAGAAGCTGGGATAGCCTAACAGGGAAAATATAAATCATGGGCTAGAATATTCAGAAGGTACGACATGCCACAGAGACAGCTCTGAGGTATACTACCATCTCTGTTTAAATTTTTACTATGACAGTTTCTGAAGTTCTGGTTGATCCTGATCCATCATGCCTCTAACCTTTGCATTTAACATTGAGAGGGAATATCCACTGTGTGGTTCACAATTTTTATAACGCTTGAAGCTACTTATCTTCCAGACGTGCAGTTAAAAATCTTCAACTATTAAATACTCATTCTTCAAATGCAAAAAATAACGGCTTGTTAGGTTCTCCAAGCGAGGCAAATTTGGTTCTTAGAGAATTGAGATGAGGATTCTGTAGCAAATAAGGGACGATTTGCTGAAGCTTGAGTAATTTAATAGTAGTTTACCTCTATTAACATTACCTTTAAGACTTGCAATTGCAGAAGTTCCATCACTTTTTAATATTCATTCTTCAAATGCATAAAATATTGGCTGCTAGGTTTTCCATAAAGTGAGGAAAAAAGGTTTTTAGGGATTTGATATGAGGATCTTTTAAGGCATAGGACCATTTGCTGAAGGTGAGTAATTTTAATCATGGTTGAAGAAATTGAGGCATCAAAAACTTATGTTATGTTCCCAAAAGTTGCCCTTGCGTTATCCCCAGTCAAGCAtcaatttgaaggaaaaaaatcTAAATGTTTGCAATTCTTTAATGTTGCTCCTCTCCTCCATTGCTCTTCACCTCCTACAAAATCTACAGCTCCGATCTCTGAGAACTAGCAGTGGTTCATGACATGCTTGTTCCATTTTAATGGTTTTTATCCATATCATCATTTATGATCCGAATGTGAACCATTGGCCATTGACGCCGACCATTTAATCAAATTGTCTAGGAGATTTTGCTCTACCCATATACTTTATTCTTATTATTACTGTAATTCACTGTCATGTCATTTTTTGTTTTCACATCTTTGACACTTCAGATTGATAATGTGTAGCTACAGTATTCATATTAGTGTTATTTTCACAAGACGCTCCAATGGTTTAGGAATTTGGTTTCTTTTGATATATGGTTGTATAAGCCAAAATATGCCCTAAGGAAATTTAGCGTGAAGTGGCATTACGGAAAGGGCCAGTCGAGGTCGACCAGGAAGCAGTGAGATTCGCGGTCGGGCTGTCAACAACGACCGAGGTCGAGCACCAAGAATAGAACAATAACGGCTAGATTTTATAATAGGatgttaaagagaatattctattctctgcacttgtactattagggtttgttaGGGACATGTCTCATATAAAGAGGAAAAGAGACAATGGTGTAAGGCACGTAATATTCACTTGACAAGAACACTTCTTGAAAAGAAGattctctctctccctagcaAAGATACTAACTTTACCTTTTCATCAATATTCTCACACACATTATTCAacacttttccatcagatccgagaatagtttCGACATTCTAGGATTCGTCTGTCATTTATCATTGTCAGGAAGAATAATCATCTATCTCGTTCATTATTGGctgaatcattctccttatttacataaatgtcatttattgctattaTTGAAATTTGTATCACTATAAtaaataatgaaacagtaaactttctgaaacagaaaacaaaaacaaaaagttaGCAGCAACAAAATGTCGAAATAATGTCTGAAAAAATAATTTCGGAATAAATGGAGCCCACTGAATGCACAATGTGTctgataataggctagatttatgtaATTTGGCGATTGTTTATGCCTCAGCTTGATTATGTTTCATTGTGATAATATAGTTAAATGATGATAaattggctctaattgtgaatttcacACGTTGTAGGAGTGAGTAGCACGTATGAGGCCTTAAAGTTATGATTGGATCTAAATTGAAGCAAGAAAAGCCCCTAGGAGCCGAGTACGTGGGAAGACGAGAAAAAGAAGAGATGAAATGAAGACCTGGACTAGTGCGTCCattagcgcgaccgcgctagcccAGTTCCGGAAGAGTAAATTGCAGGGGTAAAATAAGTTCGGGGGCAAATCCACTTAACATATAGAAGGTCTAGCTCGCCCAAGAGAGGATTATCAAGGTTTTCATAGCTTAGTTCAAGGCAaggagaggcaagaggcaaggaggataattcaacatcgagttcttcctttcttccttttgtttttacgATTTATGATGAATTTGAATGTTGTTGTGATGAAtcctagtatgagtagctaaatatttagtctaaggttttgatggaacctattgaaggatgaacttcttgttatgttaatatagttgcctggtttaatctctatttgttcaactacgttcttgttgtaattaattgataggatcctcaattagctgtgcctatttagtgtgcataactcgggagagtgcatatttaggtaattgttgaattgttgtgaactatttgagatATGTTTGAGATTACGAAGAGGGTAATTCCCTGAATAAAACTTGGTAATTGCAAGTTCTATGATAAATTGTCGATTTGAGCTACGATAGCGcacattgcacatgcctacacttttagcatgtaattataccagtccaggagcatgaaatctgatattttatctatcatatacatgtgttcttgtatacttGCTTCTGTGCAATATGATTTGGACTTTTAtacctgtgaccacgccgggcggattgatactatagcacgtgagttgtccgtgcagatccagatattgatactatagcacgtgagttgtctgtgcagatctagatattgataATATAGCACGTGAATTTTCCTTGAGCATGTGAGTTGTCAGTACGGATCTGTATATT includes these proteins:
- the LOC142164719 gene encoding pentatricopeptide repeat-containing protein At2g13600-like isoform X2, which codes for MQPSEAISAEPVHHFARLLSNCIRTNDLKLGRLIHSRLIKTALTFNTFLANHMIYMYSKCCSIEYAQQAFNELSDKNTQSWNTMLSAYSQKGLFEKTFQMLDVMPDPNVVSYNSIISSLTHHGFPRKAMGFFKRMQTQCGSGFLIDEFTVVSVVNTCAGLGSLHLLRELHGLATVIGVRFNLVVCNALIDAYGKCGKPGYSYSIFCQMRETDVFSWTSLLVAYIRASRMPDACSLFDHMLIRNVVAWTALITGFAQNGEGDKALCTFKEMLEEGIVPRASTYVGVLSSCAGIPLIEKVNALVDMYSKCGDMISAMRLFERLDGKDRVTWNSIINGFAQNGNGVMSLFRFEKMIETDTTPNHVTFLGVLSACSHCGLLPEGFQYLHSMERKYGIVPQLDHYAILIDLLGRKNMLGEAANLIKRAPWGRDNIGMWGALLGSCRVHGNLKLARRVAENLFELEPDNAARYIMLSNIYAAAGMWGDARTLRRYIYDRGLVKETSYSWIEINNIRHKFIAKDKSHSQLEEIKELLLKLVDPMKDAGYIFQIECSYFLVDDAFC
- the LOC142164719 gene encoding pentatricopeptide repeat-containing protein At2g21090-like isoform X1 produces the protein MQPSEAISAEPVHHFARLLSNCIRTNDLKLGRLIHSRLIKTALTFNTFLANHMIYMYSKCCSIEYAQQAFNELSDKNTQSWNTMLSAYSQKGLFEKTFQMLDVMPDPNVVSYNSIISSLTHHGFPRKAMGFFKRMQTQCGSGFLIDEFTVVSVVNTCAGLGSLHLLRELHGLATVIGVRFNLVVCNALIDAYGKCGKPGYSYSIFCQMRETDVFSWTSLLVAYIRASRMPDACSLFDHMLIRNVVAWTALITGFAQNGEGDKALCTFKEMLEEGIVPRASTYVGVLSSCAGIPLIEKGKQVHGHIFRCTCLIDLHNVFVVNALVDMYSKCGDMISAMRLFERLDGKDRVTWNSIINGFAQNGNGVMSLFRFEKMIETDTTPNHVTFLGVLSACSHCGLLPEGFQYLHSMERKYGIVPQLDHYAILIDLLGRKNMLGEAANLIKRAPWGRDNIGMWGALLGSCRVHGNLKLARRVAENLFELEPDNAARYIMLSNIYAAAGMWGDARTLRRYIYDRGLVKETSYSWIEINNIRHKFIAKDKSHSQLEEIKELLLKLVDPMKDAGYIFQIECSYFLVDDAFC